In a single window of the Cupriavidus sp. P-10 genome:
- a CDS encoding YebC/PmpR family DNA-binding transcriptional regulator: MAGHSKWANIKHKKAAADAKRGKIWTRLIKEITVAAKLGGGDVDSNPRLRLSIDKAMDANMPKDNIQRAIQRGVGGLEGANYEEIRYEGYGLAGAAIIVDCLTDNRTRTVAEVRHAFSKHGGNMGNEGSVAFMFTHCGQFLFAPGTPEDKLMEAALEAGADDVVTNDDDSIEVTCPPNDFPAVKTALEGAGFKAEVADVVMKPQNEVSFAGDDAARMQKLLDALENLDDVQEVFTNAVIED, from the coding sequence ATGGCCGGTCACTCGAAATGGGCCAATATCAAACACAAGAAAGCTGCCGCTGACGCCAAGCGCGGCAAGATCTGGACCCGCCTGATCAAGGAAATCACCGTTGCCGCCAAGCTCGGCGGCGGCGATGTCGACTCCAATCCGCGCCTGCGCCTGTCGATCGACAAGGCCATGGACGCGAACATGCCCAAGGACAACATCCAGCGCGCCATCCAGCGCGGCGTGGGCGGCCTGGAAGGCGCCAACTACGAAGAGATCCGCTACGAAGGCTACGGCCTGGCCGGTGCGGCCATCATCGTCGACTGCCTGACCGACAACCGCACCCGCACCGTGGCCGAAGTGCGCCACGCGTTCTCCAAGCATGGCGGCAACATGGGCAACGAAGGCTCGGTGGCATTCATGTTCACCCACTGCGGCCAGTTCCTGTTCGCGCCCGGCACGCCGGAAGACAAGCTGATGGAAGCCGCGCTGGAGGCGGGCGCCGACGACGTCGTCACCAATGACGACGACTCGATCGAAGTGACCTGCCCGCCCAACGATTTCCCGGCGGTCAAGACCGCGCTGGAAGGCGCCGGCTTCAAGGCGGAAGTGGCTGACGTGGTGATGAAGCCGCAGAACGAAGTCAGCTTCGCCGGCGACGACGCGGCCAGGATGCAGAAGCTGCTCGACGCCCTGGAAAACCTGGACGACGTGCAGGAAGTCTTCACCAACGCGGTGATCGAAGACTAA
- a CDS encoding helicase HerA-like C-terminal domain-containing protein encodes MADPILIAKNAEHELVLLPQMGNRHGLITGATGTGKTVTLQTLAQGFSRLGVPVFMADVKGDLTGISQSGQLSDKLRQRLADLGLPEPAWGGCPTTLWDVFGQKGHPVRATVSHMGPLLLSRMLELNDTQQGVLNLVFRIADANGLLLLDAKDLRAMLQYVGDNASQFTTEYGNISTASVGAIQRGLLALESQGGDVFFGEPMLNLEDFIQTEKGQGVVNILAADKLMNSPRLYATFLLWMLSELFEKLPEAGDLDKPKLVFFFDEAHLLFNDAPKALLDKIEQVVRLVRSKGVGVYFVTQNPVDIPDTVLGQLGNRVQHALRAFTPRDQKAVKVAATTMRANPKLNLETAIGELGVGEALVSFLDAKGTPCVTERAWVLPPGSRIGPATDEERKQLVANSLVAGTYETAVDRESAYEKLRGSVPTVANGNGNGKGKQPEARPEAEQDSGWLGTAGDIFGTLTKGTGKSGRGDSILESMAKSAARTVGSQVGRELIRGVLGSLLGKKK; translated from the coding sequence ATGGCCGACCCCATCCTTATCGCCAAGAACGCCGAACACGAACTGGTGCTGCTGCCCCAGATGGGCAACCGGCACGGGCTGATCACGGGCGCGACCGGCACCGGCAAGACCGTCACGCTGCAGACGCTGGCGCAGGGGTTTTCGCGCCTGGGCGTGCCGGTGTTCATGGCGGACGTCAAAGGTGACCTGACCGGCATTTCGCAGTCCGGCCAGTTGTCTGACAAGCTCAGGCAGCGCCTGGCCGACCTGGGCCTGCCCGAACCGGCCTGGGGCGGATGCCCGACCACGCTGTGGGACGTGTTCGGCCAGAAGGGCCACCCGGTGCGCGCCACGGTCTCGCACATGGGGCCGCTGCTGCTGTCGCGCATGCTGGAGCTCAACGACACCCAGCAGGGCGTGCTCAACCTGGTGTTCCGCATCGCCGATGCCAACGGCCTGCTGCTGCTTGACGCCAAGGACCTGCGCGCAATGCTGCAGTACGTGGGCGACAATGCCTCGCAGTTCACGACCGAGTACGGCAATATCTCAACCGCCTCGGTCGGCGCGATCCAGCGCGGGCTGCTGGCGCTGGAGTCGCAGGGCGGCGATGTCTTCTTCGGCGAGCCGATGCTGAACCTGGAAGACTTCATCCAGACCGAGAAGGGCCAGGGCGTGGTCAATATCCTGGCGGCGGACAAGCTGATGAACTCGCCGCGGTTGTACGCGACCTTCCTGCTGTGGATGCTGTCCGAGCTGTTCGAGAAACTGCCCGAGGCCGGCGACCTCGACAAGCCCAAGCTGGTGTTCTTCTTCGACGAGGCGCATCTGCTGTTCAACGACGCGCCCAAGGCGCTGCTCGACAAGATCGAGCAGGTGGTGCGGCTGGTCCGCTCCAAGGGCGTAGGCGTGTATTTCGTCACGCAGAACCCGGTGGACATCCCCGACACGGTGCTGGGCCAGCTGGGCAACCGCGTGCAGCACGCGCTGCGCGCGTTCACGCCGCGCGACCAGAAGGCGGTCAAGGTGGCGGCCACCACCATGCGCGCCAATCCCAAGCTGAACCTGGAAACAGCGATCGGCGAGCTTGGGGTGGGCGAGGCGCTGGTGTCGTTCCTCGACGCCAAGGGCACGCCGTGCGTGACCGAGCGCGCCTGGGTACTGCCGCCGGGCAGCCGGATCGGGCCGGCTACCGATGAGGAGCGCAAGCAGCTGGTCGCAAACTCGCTGGTCGCGGGAACGTACGAGACGGCCGTGGATCGCGAATCGGCTTACGAGAAGCTGCGCGGCAGCGTGCCGACGGTGGCCAATGGCAATGGCAACGGCAAGGGCAAGCAGCCGGAAGCCCGGCCGGAAGCGGAACAGGATAGCGGCTGGCTCGGTACCGCGGGGGATATCTTCGGCACGCTGACCAAGGGCACCGGCAAGAGCGGGCGCGGCGATTCGATTTTGGAGTCGATGGCCAAGTCGGCCGCGCGCACGGTGGGGTCGCAGGTAGGCCGCGAGCTGATTCGCGGCGTGCTGGGCAGCCTGCTCGGGAAGAAAAAGTAA
- a CDS encoding DUF3149 domain-containing protein, with protein sequence MEAIKILFSTSTGLMSLGVIVFIIGMGWFFARMFARKMREDAAAAKAQQGARRH encoded by the coding sequence TTGGAAGCCATCAAGATTCTCTTCAGCACCAGCACCGGCCTGATGAGCCTGGGCGTGATCGTCTTCATCATCGGCATGGGCTGGTTCTTTGCGCGGATGTTTGCGCGCAAGATGCGCGAGGACGCTGCGGCGGCGAAAGCGCAGCAAGGCGCCCGGCGCCACTGA
- the upp gene encoding uracil phosphoribosyltransferase — MKQDPRFPNLFILDHPLIQHKLSHMRDKETSTRTFRELLREITLLMGYEITRNLPLTTRRIDTPLVELDAPVIAGKKLTIVPVLRAGVGMSDGLVELIPSARIGHIGVYRDEQHRPVEYLVRLPDLEDRSFILCDPMVATGYSAVHAVEVLKRRGVKDEAITFVALVAAPEGVEVFQKAHPGVKLFVASLDSHLDADAYIVPGLGDAGDRLFGTKN, encoded by the coding sequence ATGAAACAAGATCCGCGCTTTCCCAACCTGTTCATCCTCGACCACCCGCTGATCCAGCACAAGCTCTCGCACATGCGCGACAAGGAAACGTCCACGCGCACCTTCCGCGAGTTGCTGCGCGAGATCACGCTGCTGATGGGCTACGAGATCACGCGCAACCTGCCACTGACCACGCGCCGCATCGACACGCCGCTGGTGGAACTGGATGCACCGGTGATCGCCGGCAAGAAGCTGACCATCGTGCCGGTGCTGCGCGCCGGCGTGGGCATGAGCGATGGCCTGGTCGAGCTGATCCCGTCGGCGCGGATCGGCCATATCGGCGTGTACCGCGACGAGCAGCACCGCCCGGTCGAATACCTGGTGCGGCTGCCGGACCTGGAAGACCGCAGCTTTATCCTGTGCGATCCGATGGTGGCGACGGGCTATTCGGCCGTGCATGCGGTGGAAGTGCTCAAACGCCGCGGCGTCAAGGACGAGGCCATCACCTTCGTCGCGCTGGTGGCGGCGCCGGAAGGCGTGGAGGTGTTCCAGAAGGCGCATCCGGGCGTGAAGCTGTTCGTGGCCTCGCTGGACAGCCACCTGGATGCCGACGCGTACATCGTGCCGGGCCTGGGCGATGCGGGCGACCGGCTGTTCGGCACCAAGAACTGA
- a CDS encoding MFS transporter translates to MSSSISSMAASTIPEATISAAPHPSARASTSQTITIEQGIRAAGVGRFQYRLFGIFGLVWLADAMQVLSIGFTAPSIASTFGIPVPSALQTGTMFFVGMLIGAFAFGRLADRIGRRPVLMMAVILDAICGVASAFAPDFQWLLLLRFLTGIGVGGTLPVDYTMMAEFLPSDRRGRWLVLLESFWAVGTILLAILALVAVSQGNDAWRLIFFVTGLPALVGVVVRFFVPESPLYLNKSGRSEEARAVLQRVAKANRVSVEIAPLEPQKMERKSVFALFAAGCRRRSICLLAAWMLISIAYYGVFVYLPVKLAGQGFGFMRGQVFLILLALVQLPGFALAAHGVERWGRKPTLIGFLLLSAAGCMLYSLGTSTGLIVGSTLLMSFALLGTWGALYAFTPEVYPTDLRASGMGTAGAMARFGGLFAPSIIAPIMATQFTLALGLLSSFLAVAAFAIFMVDIESKDRALD, encoded by the coding sequence ATGTCGTCATCAATTTCCTCAATGGCAGCATCGACAATCCCCGAGGCGACGATCAGCGCGGCTCCCCACCCAAGCGCGCGGGCATCGACGTCCCAAACCATCACGATCGAGCAAGGCATCCGCGCAGCCGGTGTCGGCCGGTTCCAGTATCGGCTGTTCGGCATTTTCGGCCTGGTCTGGCTGGCTGACGCGATGCAGGTCCTGTCGATCGGGTTCACCGCGCCTTCCATTGCCTCGACATTCGGCATTCCCGTGCCGAGCGCCTTGCAGACCGGGACGATGTTCTTCGTCGGCATGCTGATCGGCGCCTTCGCGTTCGGCCGGCTTGCGGACCGGATCGGCCGCCGGCCCGTCCTGATGATGGCGGTGATCCTTGACGCCATCTGCGGCGTCGCCTCCGCCTTTGCCCCGGACTTCCAGTGGCTGCTGCTGCTGCGCTTCCTGACCGGCATCGGCGTCGGCGGCACGTTGCCCGTCGACTACACCATGATGGCCGAGTTCCTTCCCTCGGACCGGCGCGGCCGCTGGCTGGTCCTGCTGGAGTCCTTCTGGGCCGTCGGCACGATCCTGCTCGCCATCCTGGCCCTGGTCGCCGTCTCGCAAGGCAACGATGCCTGGCGCCTGATCTTCTTTGTCACAGGCCTCCCCGCGCTGGTCGGCGTGGTGGTTCGGTTCTTTGTGCCAGAGTCACCGCTCTACCTGAATAAATCGGGACGCTCGGAAGAGGCACGCGCGGTACTTCAGCGCGTTGCCAAAGCCAATCGGGTTTCGGTGGAAATCGCCCCGCTGGAGCCGCAGAAGATGGAGCGCAAATCGGTCTTCGCGCTGTTCGCGGCCGGATGCCGGCGCCGCAGCATCTGCCTGCTTGCCGCGTGGATGCTGATCTCGATCGCCTATTACGGTGTCTTCGTCTATCTGCCGGTGAAGCTGGCCGGCCAGGGCTTTGGCTTCATGCGTGGCCAGGTCTTCCTGATCCTGCTCGCGCTGGTGCAGCTTCCCGGGTTCGCGCTCGCCGCGCACGGCGTTGAGCGCTGGGGCCGGAAGCCGACCCTGATCGGCTTCCTGCTGCTCAGCGCGGCAGGTTGCATGCTGTATAGCCTGGGCACGTCCACCGGGTTGATCGTCGGCTCCACCCTGCTGATGAGCTTCGCGCTGCTGGGCACCTGGGGCGCACTCTACGCCTTCACGCCGGAAGTGTATCCGACGGACCTGCGGGCCAGCGGGATGGGCACCGCCGGTGCGATGGCACGATTTGGTGGCCTGTTCGCCCCTTCGATCATTGCACCGATCATGGCTACCCAGTTCACGCTGGCGCTTGGGCTGCTTTCGTCCTTCCTTGCCGTGGCGGCCTTCGCGATCTTCATGGTGGATATCGAGTCGAAGGACCGCGCGCTGGACTAA
- a CDS encoding c-type cytochrome, whose translation MCLVGHALTPPGLRWLDGKPLVPRLLGADRDAALALPGVRAVVVRNQFTGVAAESDAMAANAVRALQARWSAPPRAEATPVSRHAVVQRGDASRALASAATRHAQHYQWPLAGTRTEAFCTAIADWRDGMLHVWLPSLRPGALREELAALLGIAPQQVALACWQATADAGDPALLAHHAAADAALLAHAAGKPVMRRLCADDIGLSDAQLAVHVDTAQNGAAIDAYAATLAGTAAPPVPLALWLTHTASPVTDTGHTASAVMPPYRIPDVDVGTAGAVAAFDAAPLAAARAHVFARESHLDEIATASGTDPVALRLAHLDDARGTALVKQVTERAGWTPSVPHATAPAGNVRRGRGFAYAHTIDHDAGQSWSAWVAEVEVDGTTGELAVTRVTVGHDSESLASAQATPAARSLEQAVADATLQLTAASPAFDTWPATEAPASQSLPAVATSTVLPEVHLAGTLTERDQLAAGPADTLPAAAAVANAIFDATGVRLRTPPFSAERIRLALAESEDKRAGKRSKRGWIAAAAATAAGLCATLMPWRAPIAPVAPPEPGFYSAATLERGRLVASAGDCAVCHTVPGGVKNAGGLPLETPFGTVYSTNITPDVQTGIGNWSFAAFERAMREGIHRDGRRLYPAFPYTAFAKVSDADMQALYAYLMSAEPVKSAVPQTQLAFPFNVRPLLAGWNLLFHRNEPFKADPARSAQWNRGAYLAEGLGHCSACHSPRNALGAEQGGRKYLTGGSAENWEAPPLTALSHAPVPWTEAALFTYLRGGYAPHHGAAAGPMAPVVEELAQLPESDVRAIAHYVASFGTPPPAPSVLDAQAASLERRSAQAARTLGGPGERLYQSACAVCHQSDQGIAQFGVKPSLALNTNLHSKLPDNVIQVLLQGMPAPPNSELGAMPAYADTFDDRQIAQLAQYLRARFAPDQPAWQDLENTVARLRAAPAH comes from the coding sequence ATGTGTCTCGTCGGCCACGCGCTGACGCCGCCGGGCCTGCGCTGGCTTGACGGCAAGCCGCTGGTGCCGCGCCTGCTCGGCGCGGACCGCGACGCGGCCCTCGCGCTGCCAGGCGTGCGCGCAGTTGTGGTTCGCAACCAGTTCACGGGTGTTGCCGCGGAAAGCGATGCCATGGCGGCCAACGCTGTCCGCGCGCTGCAGGCGCGCTGGTCGGCACCGCCGCGCGCGGAGGCAACCCCGGTATCGCGCCACGCCGTTGTGCAGCGCGGTGACGCGAGCCGCGCGCTCGCCAGCGCCGCCACGCGCCACGCGCAGCACTACCAGTGGCCGCTGGCCGGTACCAGGACGGAAGCGTTTTGCACCGCAATCGCGGACTGGCGCGACGGCATGCTGCACGTGTGGCTGCCGAGCCTGCGCCCGGGCGCGCTGCGCGAAGAACTGGCCGCGCTGCTGGGCATCGCGCCGCAACAGGTCGCGCTGGCCTGCTGGCAGGCAACTGCCGATGCCGGCGATCCGGCCCTGCTCGCCCATCACGCAGCCGCCGACGCCGCATTGCTGGCCCATGCCGCCGGCAAACCAGTAATGCGGCGGCTGTGCGCCGACGACATCGGCCTGTCCGATGCGCAGCTCGCCGTTCATGTCGACACCGCGCAAAACGGCGCAGCCATCGACGCCTACGCCGCCACGCTGGCCGGCACGGCCGCACCACCCGTGCCGCTGGCATTGTGGCTGACGCATACCGCGTCGCCCGTGACGGACACCGGCCACACAGCCAGCGCAGTGATGCCGCCCTACCGCATTCCCGATGTCGATGTCGGCACGGCCGGGGCAGTGGCCGCCTTCGATGCCGCACCGCTGGCCGCCGCGCGGGCCCATGTCTTTGCGCGCGAATCCCATCTCGACGAAATCGCCACCGCATCCGGCACGGATCCGGTTGCGCTGCGGCTGGCCCACCTCGACGATGCGCGTGGCACGGCGCTGGTCAAACAGGTCACCGAGCGCGCCGGCTGGACCCCATCCGTCCCGCATGCCACCGCACCGGCCGGCAACGTGCGGCGCGGGCGCGGTTTTGCCTATGCGCACACCATCGACCACGATGCGGGCCAGAGCTGGTCGGCATGGGTGGCGGAAGTCGAAGTCGATGGCACCACCGGCGAACTGGCGGTCACGCGCGTGACGGTGGGGCATGACAGCGAATCGCTGGCGTCCGCGCAAGCCACACCCGCTGCGCGCTCGCTGGAACAGGCTGTTGCCGACGCTACCCTGCAATTGACCGCTGCCAGCCCGGCATTCGATACCTGGCCTGCCACGGAGGCGCCGGCCAGCCAATCGCTCCCCGCCGTCGCAACCAGCACAGTATTGCCGGAAGTCCACCTGGCTGGCACGCTCACCGAGCGCGACCAGCTGGCCGCGGGTCCGGCCGATACGCTGCCTGCCGCGGCCGCCGTGGCCAACGCCATCTTCGACGCCACCGGCGTGCGCCTGCGCACGCCACCTTTCAGCGCCGAGCGCATCCGGCTTGCGCTGGCCGAGAGTGAGGACAAGCGCGCCGGCAAGCGCAGCAAGCGCGGCTGGATCGCCGCCGCTGCCGCGACCGCGGCAGGCCTGTGCGCAACACTGATGCCGTGGCGCGCGCCGATCGCGCCGGTCGCCCCGCCCGAGCCTGGCTTCTATTCCGCAGCCACGCTGGAGCGCGGCCGCCTGGTGGCTTCGGCAGGTGACTGCGCGGTATGCCATACCGTCCCCGGCGGCGTGAAGAATGCGGGCGGCCTGCCGCTGGAAACGCCCTTTGGCACGGTCTACAGCACCAACATCACGCCCGATGTGCAGACCGGCATCGGCAACTGGTCGTTCGCCGCCTTCGAACGCGCGATGCGCGAAGGCATCCACCGCGACGGGCGACGCCTTTATCCGGCCTTCCCCTACACCGCGTTCGCCAAGGTCAGCGACGCCGACATGCAGGCGCTGTATGCGTACCTGATGTCGGCCGAACCAGTGAAGTCAGCAGTGCCGCAAACCCAGCTGGCATTCCCGTTCAACGTGCGCCCGCTGCTGGCGGGCTGGAACCTGCTGTTCCATCGCAACGAACCCTTCAAGGCCGACCCCGCGCGCTCCGCGCAATGGAACCGCGGCGCGTATCTCGCCGAAGGGCTGGGCCATTGCAGCGCCTGCCATTCCCCGCGCAACGCACTCGGCGCCGAGCAAGGCGGCCGCAAGTACCTGACCGGCGGCAGTGCCGAAAACTGGGAAGCGCCGCCGCTGACCGCGCTCTCGCACGCGCCGGTGCCATGGACCGAAGCGGCGCTGTTCACCTACCTGCGCGGCGGCTATGCGCCGCATCATGGCGCCGCCGCCGGGCCGATGGCGCCGGTGGTGGAAGAACTCGCGCAGCTGCCCGAATCGGATGTGCGCGCGATCGCGCACTACGTCGCGTCATTCGGCACGCCGCCGCCCGCGCCTTCCGTGCTGGACGCGCAGGCTGCCAGTCTCGAACGACGCAGCGCGCAGGCTGCGCGCACGCTCGGCGGTCCCGGTGAACGCCTGTACCAGAGCGCCTGCGCGGTGTGCCATCAATCAGACCAGGGCATCGCGCAGTTCGGCGTGAAGCCATCGCTCGCACTCAACACCAACCTGCACAGCAAGCTGCCTGACAACGTGATCCAGGTGCTGCTGCAAGGCATGCCCGCGCCGCCCAACAGTGAACTGGGCGCGATGCCGGCCTATGCCGACACCTTCGACGACAGGCAGATCGCGCAGCTGGCGCAGTACCTGCGAGCGCGCTTTGCCCCCGACCAACCCGCCTGGCAGGACCTGGAGAACACCGTCGCGCGGCTGCGCGCGGCGCCAGCGCACTAA
- a CDS encoding (2Fe-2S)-binding protein: MNTPRPLTLQVNHAEHTLSVAPDTPLLYILRNDLACNGPKYGCGLGQCGACTVLVDGRPARSCVLPVRAAVGHAVTTLEGLGTAEHPDPVQQAFIDEQAAQCGYCLNGMIMTAKALLAQNPDPDEAQIREALRFNLCRCGTHVEIVRAVQRAAVLMRRAAEGATS; the protein is encoded by the coding sequence ATGAACACGCCTCGCCCCCTGACGCTACAAGTCAACCACGCCGAGCACACGCTCAGCGTGGCGCCCGACACGCCGCTGCTCTATATCCTGCGCAACGACCTGGCCTGCAATGGCCCCAAGTACGGTTGCGGGCTGGGCCAGTGCGGCGCGTGCACGGTGCTGGTCGACGGCCGGCCCGCGCGCTCGTGCGTGCTGCCGGTCAGGGCCGCGGTGGGCCACGCAGTCACCACGCTGGAAGGCCTGGGCACGGCGGAGCATCCCGATCCCGTGCAACAAGCGTTTATCGACGAGCAGGCCGCGCAATGCGGCTATTGCCTGAACGGCATGATCATGACCGCCAAGGCGCTGCTCGCGCAGAATCCCGATCCCGATGAAGCGCAGATCCGCGAGGCGCTGCGCTTTAACCTGTGCCGCTGCGGCACGCACGTGGAAATCGTGCGCGCGGTGCAGCGCGCGGCGGTGCTGATGCGACGCGCGGCTGAAGGGGCAACATCGTGA
- a CDS encoding FAD-dependent monooxygenase, which yields MQGKPRIAVVGAGLGGTAAAALLQRAGFQVRLYEQAPAFSRLGAGIHVGPNVMKIMRRIGIEDALNDMGCHPDFWYSRDGLTGEVIAQIPLGDYAERHYGASYLTVHRGDFHKLLTDAVAPDTLFFNKKLESVTDQGDVVELRFTDGTVDEADIVIGADGVNSRIRETLLGAEPPKYTGYVAHRAVFPISRVKGFTHERCTKWWTDDRHMMVYFDTSKLDEIYYVTGVPEPEWDMSKSWVPSSIEEMRAAFDGWHEGVQSLIEGTVEVTKWPLLERDPLPVWSRGRLVLLGDACHPMKPHMAQGAAMAIEDAAMLTRCFTETGLEDYAAAFALYEANRAERAGKVQLVSHNNTWLRSNENPDWCFGYDVFNVPLVSAGPAPLSAAA from the coding sequence GTGCAAGGCAAACCGCGAATCGCAGTTGTCGGCGCCGGACTCGGAGGAACGGCCGCGGCCGCCCTGCTGCAGCGAGCCGGCTTCCAAGTCAGGCTGTATGAACAGGCACCGGCGTTCTCGCGTCTGGGAGCGGGCATCCACGTGGGGCCCAACGTGATGAAAATCATGCGGCGCATCGGCATCGAGGACGCGCTCAACGACATGGGCTGCCACCCTGACTTCTGGTACAGCCGCGACGGCCTGACCGGCGAAGTGATCGCGCAGATCCCGCTGGGCGACTACGCGGAGCGGCACTATGGCGCCAGCTACCTGACCGTGCACCGCGGCGATTTCCACAAGCTGCTGACCGACGCCGTGGCGCCGGACACGCTGTTTTTCAACAAGAAGCTGGAAAGCGTCACCGACCAGGGCGACGTGGTCGAGCTGCGCTTCACCGACGGCACGGTGGACGAAGCGGACATCGTGATCGGCGCCGACGGCGTCAACTCGCGCATCCGCGAAACCCTGCTGGGTGCCGAGCCGCCCAAGTACACCGGCTACGTGGCGCACCGCGCGGTATTCCCGATCTCGCGCGTCAAGGGCTTCACGCATGAGCGCTGCACCAAGTGGTGGACCGACGACCGCCACATGATGGTTTACTTCGACACCAGCAAGCTGGACGAGATCTACTACGTCACCGGCGTGCCCGAGCCTGAGTGGGACATGAGCAAGAGCTGGGTGCCGAGCAGCATCGAAGAGATGCGCGCCGCGTTCGACGGCTGGCACGAAGGTGTGCAGTCGCTGATCGAAGGCACGGTCGAAGTGACCAAATGGCCGCTGCTGGAGCGCGACCCGCTGCCGGTGTGGAGCCGCGGCCGCCTGGTACTGCTGGGCGATGCCTGCCACCCGATGAAGCCGCACATGGCGCAGGGCGCCGCAATGGCGATCGAGGACGCTGCCATGCTGACGCGCTGCTTCACCGAGACCGGCCTGGAAGACTACGCCGCCGCGTTTGCGCTGTACGAAGCCAACCGCGCCGAGCGCGCCGGCAAGGTCCAGCTGGTTTCGCACAACAACACGTGGCTGCGCAGCAACGAGAACCCGGACTGGTGTTTCGGCTACGATGTGTTCAACGTGCCGCTGGTATCGGCCGGGCCTGCGCCGCTGTCCGCTGCCGCGTAA
- a CDS encoding maleate cis-trans isomerase family protein → MQKVFRIGQIVPSSNTTMETEIPAMLAARQLVRPERFTFHSSRMRMKKVVKEELAAMDAESDRCAVELSDARVDVLGYACLVAIMAMGHGYHRVSEQRLQAHTAENGGDAPVITSAGALVDALKVMGAKRIAVVAPYMKPLTELVVDYIRNEGYEVVDYRALEIPDNLDVGRHDPSRLPEIVAQMNFADADVIVLSACVQMPSLPAVAKVEAMTGKPVVTAAIATTYALLKRLGLEPVVPGAGALLSGAY, encoded by the coding sequence GTGCAGAAAGTTTTCCGAATCGGCCAGATCGTGCCGAGCTCCAACACCACGATGGAAACCGAGATCCCGGCGATGCTGGCCGCGCGCCAGCTGGTGCGTCCGGAGCGCTTTACTTTCCACTCAAGCCGCATGCGGATGAAGAAGGTGGTCAAGGAGGAACTGGCGGCGATGGATGCCGAGTCCGACCGCTGCGCGGTGGAGCTGAGCGACGCCCGCGTTGACGTGCTCGGTTACGCCTGCCTGGTGGCGATCATGGCGATGGGCCACGGCTACCACCGCGTGTCGGAGCAGCGCCTGCAGGCGCACACCGCCGAGAACGGCGGCGACGCCCCTGTGATCACCAGCGCCGGCGCGCTGGTCGATGCGCTCAAGGTGATGGGCGCCAAGCGCATTGCCGTGGTGGCGCCGTACATGAAGCCGCTGACCGAGCTGGTGGTCGACTACATCCGCAACGAAGGCTATGAAGTCGTGGACTACCGCGCGCTGGAGATCCCCGACAACCTCGACGTCGGCCGCCATGACCCGTCGCGCCTGCCGGAGATCGTTGCGCAGATGAATTTCGCCGATGCCGACGTCATTGTGCTGTCTGCCTGCGTGCAGATGCCGTCGCTGCCGGCGGTGGCCAAGGTCGAGGCGATGACCGGCAAGCCGGTGGTCACCGCCGCCATCGCCACCACCTATGCGCTGCTCAAGCGCCTGGGCCTGGAGCCGGTGGTGCCGGGCGCGGGCGCGCTGCTGTCCGGCGCCTACTGA
- a CDS encoding alpha/beta fold hydrolase, producing MTTSTFLYGGNVHANGIRQHYLRYGGEGGQDGARAQRDTVIIVPGITSPAVTWGFVGEQFGRQFDTYVLDVRGRGLSQAGAELDYSLDAQAADVIAFAKALGLQRYAIVGHSMGARIGIRAARSKPAGLTRLVLVDPPVSGPGRRAYPAQLPWYIDSIRLAQQGIDAEGMRRFCPTWTEDQLRLRAQWLHTCDERAILASFNGFHEDDIHADLPQVEVPALLMTAGRGDVIREEDVQEMRKLLPALLVAHVANAGHMIPWDDEPGFYRAFGDFLGAALN from the coding sequence ATGACGACCAGCACCTTCCTCTACGGCGGCAACGTCCATGCCAACGGCATTCGCCAGCACTACCTGCGTTATGGCGGCGAGGGCGGCCAGGACGGCGCGCGCGCGCAGCGCGACACCGTGATCATCGTGCCCGGCATCACCAGCCCGGCGGTCACGTGGGGCTTCGTCGGCGAGCAGTTCGGACGGCAGTTCGATACCTATGTGCTCGACGTGCGCGGCCGCGGCTTGTCGCAGGCCGGCGCGGAACTGGACTACAGCCTCGATGCGCAGGCTGCTGACGTGATCGCGTTTGCCAAAGCGCTCGGGCTGCAACGCTATGCCATCGTCGGCCATTCGATGGGCGCGCGCATCGGCATCCGCGCCGCACGCAGCAAGCCCGCTGGACTGACGCGGCTGGTGCTGGTCGATCCGCCCGTCTCGGGCCCGGGCCGCCGTGCGTATCCCGCGCAACTGCCGTGGTACATCGATTCGATCCGGCTGGCACAGCAGGGCATCGACGCGGAAGGCATGCGCCGCTTCTGCCCCACCTGGACCGAAGACCAGTTGCGCCTGCGTGCGCAATGGCTGCATACCTGCGACGAGCGCGCGATCCTGGCCAGCTTCAACGGCTTCCATGAGGACGATATCCACGCCGACCTGCCGCAGGTCGAGGTGCCGGCCCTGCTGATGACCGCGGGCCGCGGCGACGTGATCCGCGAGGAAGACGTGCAGGAGATGCGCAAGCTGTTGCCCGCGCTGCTGGTCGCACATGTCGCCAATGCCGGACACATGATCCCGTGGGACGACGAGCCCGGCTTCTACCGCGCCTTCGGCGACTTCCTCGGCGCGGCGCTGAACTGA